From Sediminispirochaeta bajacaliforniensis DSM 16054, the proteins below share one genomic window:
- a CDS encoding DUF4421 family protein, whose amino-acid sequence MFFLVFVSLYGFSEARDPSYIGDYEQRVTLYGKMYQNLLELSIEGNDDLSYNANNPAGLGVGISCRDYRLSLEFCHDIGVTADKEYPKTQIFDLQVHKYTDHFIFDILFQQYKGFYRDDGTTLFTYPGLSLFLTGVTGQYVFNSKYFSSRAAYALTEKQLKSAGTFLLGSSFYYYSVNTDEIHDDILHSVQGFQCGVNAGYAYNWVVRKKWLINLSLSIGVDINNSSIDTFFDHNLRIAPLVLPKFSCSYNKESWSLGMVFIANTITAIMEEDADLELDSGRLNVVFLKRL is encoded by the coding sequence ATGTTTTTCCTTGTTTTTGTATCTCTTTATGGATTTAGTGAGGCGAGGGATCCTTCTTATATTGGGGATTATGAACAGCGAGTGACCTTATATGGAAAGATGTATCAGAATCTACTCGAACTATCAATCGAGGGAAATGATGATCTTTCTTACAATGCCAACAATCCAGCTGGCTTAGGCGTTGGAATTTCTTGCAGGGATTATCGTCTCAGTTTGGAGTTTTGCCATGATATTGGCGTTACAGCGGACAAAGAATATCCAAAGACCCAAATTTTTGACTTGCAAGTTCATAAATATACCGATCATTTTATTTTTGATATTCTCTTTCAGCAGTACAAAGGTTTTTATCGGGACGATGGAACAACTCTCTTCACCTATCCAGGCCTTTCCCTATTTTTAACGGGGGTAACGGGACAGTATGTTTTTAATTCCAAATACTTTTCGAGTCGTGCAGCATATGCATTGACCGAAAAGCAGTTAAAATCTGCCGGAACGTTTCTATTAGGCTCCAGCTTCTATTATTATTCAGTAAATACAGATGAAATTCATGATGATATCCTCCATTCCGTACAAGGCTTCCAGTGTGGCGTGAATGCCGGCTATGCCTATAACTGGGTTGTGAGAAAAAAGTGGTTGATTAATCTGTCGTTATCAATCGGGGTCGATATAAATAATAGCAGTATTGATACATTTTTTGATCACAATCTTAGAATAGCACCTCTCGTTTTACCCAAGTTTTCATGCTCGTATAATAAGGAGTCATGGTCTTTGGGAATGGTTTTTATAGCAAATACAATTACCGCGATTATGGAAGAGGATGCAGATCTCGAGCTCGATAGTGGCAGGTTAAACGTGGTTTTCCTGAAACGGCTATAG
- a CDS encoding ketopantoate reductase family protein, with translation MAAISRIYVIGSGSMGMPLAAFLSANNIQVTAVRTSVEGIPPTNESVTVELSAGKSLQANVKMVSLSEIESVDEGFLLLTAKATANSSIADSLKTKFSKLPIVVMQNGIGVEQAYIDAGFPKIYRCVLYATGQTIQKYHYRFREVSESPIGIVKGDTGEAQAIIDQISTPTFRFRYVESIDREAWKKAIINAAFNSICPLINVDNGIFHRDEHVAMIAEAIIDEASSVAAKIGIRFKERELFDQLLLISQRSDGQLISTLQDINNGRETEIEFLNLAIARIGNEMSPPIDARVTRILGEMILAKSKSTI, from the coding sequence TTGGCTGCTATATCACGAATTTACGTTATAGGATCCGGTTCCATGGGAATGCCTCTTGCGGCGTTTTTATCCGCAAATAACATACAGGTGACTGCAGTCCGCACGAGTGTAGAGGGGATCCCGCCGACTAACGAGAGTGTCACAGTCGAATTATCGGCCGGAAAATCCCTTCAGGCGAACGTCAAAATGGTTTCATTATCTGAGATCGAAAGCGTTGATGAAGGATTTCTTCTCCTCACTGCGAAGGCCACAGCAAATAGCAGTATCGCTGATTCATTGAAAACAAAATTTTCAAAGCTCCCAATAGTCGTGATGCAAAACGGAATTGGCGTAGAACAAGCATATATCGATGCAGGTTTTCCGAAAATTTATCGTTGTGTACTATATGCAACTGGCCAAACCATTCAAAAATATCATTACCGATTTCGCGAAGTTTCAGAGTCTCCGATAGGTATCGTAAAGGGGGATACTGGGGAAGCACAGGCTATTATCGATCAAATCTCAACACCGACTTTTCGCTTTCGCTACGTCGAAAGCATTGACAGAGAGGCTTGGAAAAAGGCAATTATAAATGCGGCTTTTAATTCGATCTGCCCACTAATTAATGTTGATAACGGTATTTTCCACCGAGATGAGCACGTCGCAATGATTGCCGAAGCAATCATCGACGAAGCGAGCTCGGTTGCTGCAAAAATCGGAATTCGATTTAAGGAAAGAGAATTGTTCGATCAATTACTGCTCATCAGCCAGCGTTCCGATGGACAACTCATTTCAACACTTCAGGATATTAACAATGGGCGGGAGACAGAAATAGAGTTCCTAAATCTGGCGATTGCACGAATCGGAAATGAAATGTCTCCTCCGATCGACGCACGAGTCACACGTATTTTAGGAGAGATGATTTTAGCAAAATCTAAAAGTACTATTTGA
- a CDS encoding SUMF1/EgtB/PvdO family nonheme iron enzyme produces MTHALNPVNDKPDTGDESVVNSTNYKAEGVSFTSCAWRGLTFPIGVNDDGRATVSHTFQIADTETSYELWEKVYQWATSGSGGAPGDGQYFFANVGTQGDGSPEDTKKHPVTMINWRDSIVWCNALTEWYNANAGTDYDCVYTYSNTIIRDSRDSNAAACDGVAASSTANGFRLLTSDAYECAARYRDGTRWTYGDHASGDDSGACYDDGDILGGQELSEVFGNYAWYSRN; encoded by the coding sequence ATGACGCATGCCCTTAATCCAGTTAATGATAAGCCGGATACCGGAGACGAGTCTGTCGTAAATTCGACGAATTATAAAGCCGAAGGTGTGTCGTTTACTTCATGTGCCTGGCGGGGCCTGACCTTTCCCATCGGCGTTAATGACGATGGCAGAGCCACCGTTTCTCACACCTTCCAAATCGCAGATACTGAGACAAGCTATGAATTGTGGGAAAAGGTGTACCAGTGGGCGACAAGCGGAAGCGGAGGGGCCCCAGGAGACGGACAGTACTTTTTTGCCAACGTCGGGACTCAGGGGGACGGCAGCCCTGAAGATACAAAAAAGCATCCGGTAACCATGATAAACTGGCGGGACAGTATCGTTTGGTGTAATGCTCTTACCGAATGGTATAATGCTAACGCTGGAACAGACTATGACTGTGTGTACACCTATTCAAATACGATTATCCGTGATTCCAGAGACAGCAACGCCGCAGCCTGCGATGGAGTTGCAGCAAGCTCCACAGCCAACGGTTTCAGGCTTCTGACTTCCGATGCATATGAGTGCGCGGCACGCTATCGGGACGGTACACGCTGGACTTACGGAGACCATGCGAGCGGTGATGATTCCGGTGCCTGTTATGATGATGGAGATATTCTTGGAGGACAGGAACTCTCTGAGGTCTTTGGCAATTATGCCTGGTATTCTCGTAATTGA
- a CDS encoding helix-turn-helix domain-containing protein — protein sequence MFDEQITLITKEISKRQRFDAWYEAVNLSHMGWNLNEGNDEIDADLRMRGLGRFMLSSCRCYSPCSGSRSSSQAIKGNSAYYGILTVQKGKEIITRRGIHQRVSDSDIYLWDTSEALSFHSFTEIAKNTLFVEKVFLEELFPQVTQMVGKVFNGREGLGPFIHSNLMTLSSRMDVLDRNTASVITDTTLELLTTWLLRLNPMPPQAYRSELFNQIASYIEKNLDDPDLNPGKIAETFGLSLRSLHQLFSSTETSVSRMIRQQRLERCRQEIIKSRNTNRTITDIALRWGFNDPAHFSRCFKELFNVSPSRYLSSLRIENG from the coding sequence ATGTTTGATGAACAAATAACTTTAATTACTAAAGAGATCTCAAAAAGACAGCGATTTGATGCTTGGTATGAAGCCGTTAACCTGTCCCATATGGGTTGGAACCTCAATGAGGGCAATGATGAGATCGATGCTGATCTCCGCATGCGAGGTCTCGGACGTTTTATGTTGAGCAGCTGCCGCTGTTACTCTCCCTGCAGCGGCAGCCGGTCGTCATCTCAGGCAATAAAAGGAAATTCCGCTTATTATGGTATCCTTACAGTACAGAAGGGTAAGGAGATCATCACCCGGCGGGGGATACATCAAAGGGTTTCTGATAGTGATATCTATCTCTGGGATACTAGCGAAGCCCTCTCTTTCCATTCATTTACTGAAATTGCGAAAAACACTTTATTCGTAGAGAAAGTATTTTTGGAAGAGCTTTTTCCCCAGGTAACCCAAATGGTGGGGAAGGTATTCAACGGGAGGGAAGGACTTGGACCGTTTATTCATTCAAATCTGATGACTTTAAGCAGCCGTATGGATGTCCTCGATCGAAACACGGCTTCGGTAATTACTGATACTACTCTGGAACTCCTGACAACCTGGCTTCTCCGCCTAAATCCGATGCCCCCTCAGGCTTATAGATCGGAACTGTTTAATCAGATAGCCTCCTATATCGAAAAAAATCTGGATGATCCTGATTTAAATCCCGGAAAAATCGCAGAGACCTTCGGGCTCAGCCTTCGTTCTCTTCACCAGCTCTTTTCTTCTACCGAGACTTCCGTTTCACGGATGATTCGTCAGCAGCGCCTGGAGCGCTGCCGACAGGAAATCATCAAAAGCCGGAACACAAACCGGACAATAACCGATATAGCCCTGCGGTGGGGCTTCAATGATCCTGCACATTTTTCCCGGTGCTTTAAAGAGCTATTTAACGTCAGCCCCAGCCGTTATCTATCCTCCCTTCGAATAGAGAACGGCTGA
- a CDS encoding tyrosine-type recombinase/integrase yields the protein MVKPLSVDKNRYGALSIDEVEKLLEDSGISSDKDRIYYTAMKVAFMAGLRIGEVCGLFADDVIDSEIVRGDKTVMLSYLQISKQYHSKLKKRMPVEDKGVREIPNMPELREWMYKRMDEMGIERDERNITFHSARRFLNTLLRHNGVSDDVIRKFTGHDSQEMTDYFCRSIYGKLRKLRKIF from the coding sequence ATGGTCAAGCCTTTATCGGTCGACAAAAATAGATACGGAGCCTTGAGTATAGATGAAGTGGAAAAACTTCTCGAAGACTCGGGAATATCAAGCGACAAAGATCGAATCTACTATACAGCGATGAAAGTAGCTTTTATGGCGGGCTTGCGAATCGGCGAAGTATGTGGACTTTTCGCCGATGATGTTATTGACTCTGAGATTGTCCGGGGAGATAAAACAGTTATGCTCTCTTATCTCCAAATCTCAAAGCAGTACCATAGCAAGCTTAAAAAGCGAATGCCGGTGGAAGATAAAGGTGTGAGGGAAATCCCAAATATGCCAGAGCTGAGAGAGTGGATGTACAAGAGAATGGACGAGATGGGGATAGAGCGAGACGAAAGGAATATAACTTTTCATTCAGCTCGGCGATTTCTCAATACCCTGCTACGTCATAACGGAGTATCTGACGATGTGATACGGAAATTCACCGGACACGACTCGCAGGAGATGACCGATTATTTTTGCCGGAGCATTTACGGCAAATTGCGGAAGCTCAGAAAAATTTTTTGA
- a CDS encoding diacylglycerol/lipid kinase family protein → MNAIKDGNFAECELVINPSRYPQYAKLLRKILRHSNFARIIESESRDHFIRCIREFRQGDRRYLLVWGGDGTAHDTINTLVDRSEQLCSDNAPRNDAQAFGFLRGGSGNGIQDSYEVPFRLKHQLMTYAESVANDYVEPVDLLSVTSFESGQEHVEYGQLVGLGFDAKVLEYRNQKIRRSGKQAGHPRPGLLNYFRAALQTFGEGFDERPLNIMLSDGKYAFRGYRVNAEFPFDHLERKTPVPMLEVGTRPYYGKLFKVCPDVVCNDGKIDLYLFNFQDHLSIVKNSILLWKGEHDKINKKLIKKGKPVIERYEVSSVLIRGSYPFRYHIDGELKNAGPDPTGDGYSIKVTVCPKAMRFLVPGTFYRKFHPDFSE, encoded by the coding sequence ATGAACGCTATCAAAGACGGTAACTTTGCGGAGTGTGAGCTTGTCATCAATCCAAGTCGTTATCCGCAATATGCAAAGCTTTTACGGAAAATTTTGCGGCATTCGAATTTTGCACGAATCATAGAAAGCGAAAGTCGGGACCATTTCATACGCTGCATCCGGGAATTCAGGCAGGGAGACAGACGCTATCTCCTGGTTTGGGGAGGCGACGGTACCGCACACGACACCATAAATACCCTCGTCGACCGGAGTGAACAACTGTGCAGCGATAATGCGCCTCGCAACGATGCCCAGGCCTTCGGTTTTTTACGGGGAGGCAGCGGTAACGGTATACAGGACTCCTATGAGGTGCCCTTCCGACTCAAACACCAGCTCATGACCTACGCCGAGAGTGTGGCAAATGATTATGTCGAACCGGTGGACCTTTTATCGGTGACCAGCTTTGAATCCGGACAAGAACATGTTGAATATGGGCAATTGGTAGGATTAGGCTTCGATGCAAAAGTCCTTGAATATCGCAATCAAAAAATTCGGCGAAGCGGTAAACAAGCGGGCCACCCTCGTCCGGGCTTGTTGAACTATTTCAGGGCGGCTTTACAAACTTTCGGGGAAGGTTTTGACGAACGCCCGTTGAACATTATGCTCTCGGATGGAAAATATGCCTTCCGCGGGTACCGGGTCAATGCGGAATTTCCGTTCGATCACTTGGAACGAAAAACGCCGGTTCCCATGTTGGAGGTGGGGACCCGGCCCTATTACGGAAAGCTCTTCAAGGTCTGTCCCGACGTCGTCTGCAACGACGGAAAAATCGATCTTTATCTATTTAATTTTCAGGACCACCTTTCAATCGTAAAAAACAGCATTCTCCTCTGGAAGGGCGAACACGATAAAATCAACAAGAAATTAATAAAAAAAGGCAAACCCGTAATAGAACGCTATGAAGTTTCATCTGTGCTCATTCGTGGCTCCTATCCATTCCGCTACCACATCGACGGAGAACTAAAAAATGCAGGCCCGGATCCGACAGGAGATGGCTATTCAATCAAGGTGACGGTCTGTCCAAAAGCGATGCGCTTCCTGGTTCCCGGAACCTTTTATAGGAAGTTTCATCCGGACTTTTCCGAATAA
- the smpB gene encoding SsrA-binding protein SmpB — protein sequence MDDNSIKQLANNRKARFLYTIEETLECGIELRGTEVKSLRTGKFSFTDAYGKIERGQFHLCGLHISPYAFGNIYNHDPDRNRRLLAHKREIEKLRRKVDEKGFTLVPLRFYLKHGRVKVEMGLGKGKKLHDKRDAIKQRDLRRDADRDIRDR from the coding sequence ATGGACGATAACAGCATAAAGCAGCTGGCAAACAATCGAAAGGCTCGATTTCTCTACACAATCGAGGAGACGCTTGAATGTGGTATAGAGCTTAGAGGAACCGAGGTTAAGTCGCTTCGCACCGGAAAATTCTCCTTTACCGATGCCTACGGAAAGATAGAAAGGGGACAATTTCACCTCTGCGGTCTTCATATTAGCCCCTACGCCTTCGGAAATATCTACAACCATGACCCCGATCGTAACAGGCGTCTACTTGCCCATAAACGAGAAATCGAGAAGCTGCGTCGGAAAGTGGACGAAAAGGGCTTTACCTTGGTGCCTTTACGATTTTATCTGAAACATGGCCGGGTAAAAGTGGAAATGGGCCTGGGGAAGGGTAAAAAGCTACACGACAAACGGGATGCTATAAAGCAGAGAGACCTCCGCCGGGACGCTGATCGGGATATTCGGGACAGATAG